The following coding sequences lie in one Myxococcales bacterium genomic window:
- a CDS encoding cyclic nucleotide-binding domain-containing protein yields MSIRPKTSVPPSSSELGSSGNPILAELSALDRDCFAPFLEELWVDPGTLIVREGERDRAMYFVLHGTARISRGGLDLGETGQGGHFGELALIADRPRAATITAASRLQLAMLTYDHYRDFTAKFPELALRVVHALVGGVAARLLEVTDSVGLLLHERSLPRRLSVEVKLHGETRRAPTGTPLGKLLPETIDGRLVVAALVDRKASSLTSPLSSDCSLEPLTVDHWEGQSIYRRSQALVLLEAARRISPDLDLRMGHSVGFAQRVTASGAKTTNLPELAQQLEDHMRELVAEDAPLREEWWTVDEAKAHFAAVGWTDLANLLDTWREPAVPLVSWGKAYAVRLGAMLPSTGKLSSDFRVLNDDGGLLMVYGTPAGPGELAPPGASAGSRLRFSASLVEQARAVSQQASTMTRDQDRWLETLGITSIGAFNGACIRGDVSQLIRVSEGFQEKRIGRVADDILARGRDVKVVCIAGPSSSGKTTFIKRLKVQLQVNGINPVGVSLDDYYVDREDTPKDEKGDYDYEAFEALRVDLLGEHTARLLNGDTVRTAHYEFATGVSQPEGGAPITLGERDILMLEGIHGLNPQLLSRLPASSVYRVFACPLVQLPFDRLTRVHASDVRLLRRIVRDRHSRGATAAMNIMRWPSVRAGERKHIFPFQHHADSVFDSSLVYELSVLKVFAERYLLEVPQSDQAYTTAFRLLGLLDRFVTIYPDHVPPTSILREFIGGSGFEY; encoded by the coding sequence ATGTCAATCAGGCCCAAGACCAGCGTCCCCCCATCGTCCTCCGAGCTCGGTTCGAGCGGCAACCCGATCTTGGCCGAGCTGTCAGCGCTCGACCGCGACTGCTTCGCGCCATTCCTCGAGGAGCTCTGGGTCGACCCAGGCACGTTGATCGTACGCGAGGGCGAGCGGGATCGCGCCATGTACTTCGTACTGCACGGCACGGCTCGTATCAGCCGCGGTGGGCTCGACCTCGGAGAGACCGGGCAGGGTGGGCACTTCGGCGAGCTCGCGCTGATCGCCGATCGGCCGCGGGCCGCGACCATCACCGCGGCATCCCGGCTGCAGCTGGCCATGCTGACCTACGACCACTACCGGGACTTCACGGCGAAATTCCCGGAGCTCGCCCTCAGGGTCGTTCACGCCCTGGTCGGGGGTGTCGCCGCACGCCTGCTCGAAGTGACGGACAGCGTCGGGCTCCTGCTCCACGAACGCTCACTGCCTCGAAGGCTCAGCGTGGAAGTGAAGCTCCACGGCGAGACCCGGCGCGCCCCGACCGGCACACCACTCGGCAAGCTGTTGCCCGAGACCATCGACGGCCGACTGGTGGTGGCGGCGCTGGTGGATCGCAAGGCAAGCTCGCTGACCAGCCCGCTCTCGTCCGACTGCAGCCTGGAGCCGCTCACGGTGGATCACTGGGAGGGGCAGAGCATCTATCGCCGCAGCCAGGCCCTGGTGTTGCTCGAAGCGGCGCGTCGAATCAGCCCGGATCTCGACCTGCGCATGGGGCACTCGGTGGGGTTCGCGCAGCGGGTCACCGCCTCTGGGGCGAAGACGACGAACCTGCCCGAGCTGGCGCAACAGCTCGAGGACCACATGCGCGAGCTGGTCGCGGAGGACGCGCCGTTGCGCGAAGAGTGGTGGACGGTCGACGAAGCCAAGGCGCATTTCGCGGCCGTTGGCTGGACCGACCTGGCGAACCTGCTGGATACCTGGCGAGAGCCCGCAGTGCCTCTGGTGAGCTGGGGCAAGGCCTACGCGGTGCGGCTCGGCGCCATGCTGCCGTCGACCGGCAAGCTGTCTTCGGACTTCCGTGTGCTCAACGACGACGGCGGGCTGCTCATGGTCTACGGCACACCCGCGGGGCCCGGCGAGCTCGCGCCACCGGGGGCCTCGGCTGGCTCCCGCTTGCGTTTCTCGGCGTCGCTGGTCGAACAGGCCCGGGCGGTCTCTCAGCAGGCCAGCACCATGACCCGCGATCAGGATCGCTGGCTCGAGACGCTGGGCATCACCAGCATTGGGGCCTTCAACGGCGCATGTATTCGCGGCGACGTCTCACAGCTCATTCGTGTGAGCGAGGGCTTTCAAGAGAAACGCATCGGTCGCGTCGCTGACGACATCCTGGCTCGGGGTCGCGACGTCAAGGTGGTGTGTATTGCTGGGCCGTCTTCGTCCGGAAAGACCACCTTCATCAAGCGGCTGAAGGTGCAGCTCCAGGTCAACGGGATCAACCCGGTCGGGGTGTCCCTCGACGACTACTACGTCGACCGCGAGGACACGCCGAAGGACGAAAAGGGCGACTACGACTACGAAGCCTTCGAAGCGCTGCGCGTGGACTTGCTCGGGGAGCACACCGCGCGCCTCTTGAACGGCGACACCGTGCGCACGGCGCACTACGAGTTCGCGACCGGGGTCAGCCAGCCGGAGGGCGGCGCACCGATCACCTTGGGTGAACGCGACATCCTGATGCTGGAGGGCATTCACGGGCTAAATCCGCAGCTTTTGTCCCGGCTTCCCGCCAGCAGCGTCTACCGTGTGTTCGCCTGCCCGCTGGTCCAGCTGCCCTTTGATCGGCTCACGCGGGTGCACGCGAGCGACGTGCGCCTGCTGCGTCGCATCGTGCGCGATCGTCACTCGCGGGGCGCCACCGCCGCCATGAACATCATGCGCTGGCCGAGCGTGCGCGCCGGTGAGCGCAAACACATCTTCCCCTTCCAGCACCACGCAGACTCGGTCTTCGATTCGTCTCTGGTGTACGAGCTCAGCGTGCTCAAGGTCTTCGCCGAGCGTTACCTGCTGGAGGTTCCCCAGTCGGATCAGGCGTACACGACCGCCTTTCGGCTGCTCGGGTTACTCGACCGCTTCGTGACGATCTACCCGGACCACGTCCCGCCGACCTCCATTCTGAGGGAGTTCATCGGTGGCAGCGGGTTCGAATACTGA
- a CDS encoding PilZ domain-containing protein translates to MTHSRRHLRHPVRFPVAIESPAKPGRVGVVRNVSQCGVLMGTPSRYTVGQRVRLRFRTRGDGPQFELPATVVRIDRDPTGDWLSRLIAVEFDREVSERRLVELRETYQLFTAA, encoded by the coding sequence ATGACGCACAGTCGCCGACACCTCCGTCACCCGGTTCGGTTCCCTGTCGCCATCGAGAGCCCTGCCAAACCCGGCCGAGTTGGCGTCGTACGCAACGTGAGCCAGTGCGGTGTGCTGATGGGCACTCCCAGCCGGTACACGGTGGGTCAGCGTGTTCGGCTGCGCTTCAGGACACGCGGTGACGGTCCGCAGTTCGAGCTGCCGGCTACGGTCGTGCGCATCGATCGCGATCCGACCGGAGACTGGTTGTCCCGGCTGATCGCCGTCGAGTTCGATCGCGAGGTCAGCGAGCGCCGACTGGTCGAGTTGCGTGAGACCTATCAGCTCTTCACCGCAGCGTGA
- a CDS encoding sterol desaturase family protein, which produces MIRLLLDTAASFVLLAVVFGALERSFPARPEQRFLRPKFGTDVWFFAGQYLVFSGLITGGLSLLAQSLAARGLSLASWSDHHPLWLRVIMALMIGDVVVYWFHRACHHFDFLWRFHAVHHSVEHLDWLAAHREHPVDGLFTQLCLNLPAIVLGLPFEALGALIVLRGMWAIFIHSNVRLPLGPLAFVLGAPELHHFHHARVARTQHNFANVAPWVDLVFGTFRWPAADESYALGLVQPGPRGYLASLLAPLGLAGAHARGVELLSRRRGRSARAGAGAASETPR; this is translated from the coding sequence ATGATCCGCCTCTTGCTCGACACCGCCGCGAGCTTCGTGCTGCTCGCGGTCGTCTTCGGTGCGCTGGAGCGATCATTCCCCGCGCGGCCCGAGCAGCGCTTCTTGCGACCGAAGTTCGGCACCGATGTCTGGTTCTTTGCGGGGCAGTACCTGGTGTTCTCCGGGCTGATCACCGGTGGCTTGTCGCTCTTGGCTCAATCGCTCGCCGCGCGCGGCCTCTCGCTCGCAAGCTGGTCCGATCACCACCCGCTCTGGCTGCGCGTGATCATGGCGCTCATGATTGGCGACGTCGTCGTGTACTGGTTTCACCGCGCCTGCCATCACTTCGATTTTCTCTGGCGGTTCCACGCGGTCCACCACAGCGTCGAGCACCTCGACTGGCTCGCCGCGCACCGCGAGCATCCGGTCGATGGTTTGTTCACCCAGCTCTGCCTCAACCTGCCGGCGATCGTGCTCGGGCTGCCCTTCGAAGCGCTGGGTGCGCTGATCGTTCTGCGTGGGATGTGGGCGATCTTCATTCATTCCAACGTGCGTCTGCCTCTCGGGCCGCTCGCCTTCGTGCTCGGCGCTCCCGAGCTGCACCACTTTCATCACGCTCGTGTGGCTCGCACCCAGCACAACTTTGCCAACGTCGCGCCCTGGGTCGATCTCGTGTTCGGGACCTTCCGCTGGCCGGCCGCGGACGAGAGTTACGCCCTCGGTTTGGTGCAACCTGGGCCGCGCGGTTACCTGGCCAGCCTGCTCGCACCGCTCGGGCTCGCCGGCGCCCACGCTCGCGGGGTGGAACTCCTCAGCCGCCGCCGCGGCCGAAGCGCGCGCGCAGGCGCCGGTGCCGCCAGCGAAACACCGCGCTGA
- a CDS encoding AgmX/PglI C-terminal domain-containing protein codes for MAQSNSINPFLSNLTDFNARAAFGLEKAPALVNDDGPMGYAMVQSGPAVSAGECENVAARAVEVTVLWGTNIIHVAHLDPPRAFAVGERSTKDAPCQVTMPSEKLGTDRLEIVSLIGGEPSVTIPAGANAKKTQGTNAEAVAAGTTIALALGTRVDLSFGDLKVQVAGVHPGRRTKRAYFAQDDSAAAGFFGLSACIAAAFIGAMAFFVPAMGLTDDETGNNDRLVLIQQYLAANAERNRELDEQTADNTDPLKGGGERAEAARGDSGALGKPTAKLANKRAGVAGPKDNIDPHMARERALSEAKTFGLIGLLNSINGGDPNAPTSPFGRDSSSGTDDKSAQGNMWGDEIGDSWGSNGLGLTGIGEGAGGKGVGIGINGIGTCGGTVCSGLEGGFGQSVGRNVPGHKTRVPRMTPDGNTVVSGHLPAEVVQRIVRQNYGRFRMCYEQGLNRNPNLAGRVAARFVIGRDGAVSNVQNAGSDMPDSGVVSCVVGAFYGLSFPAPENGIVTVSYPIMFTPG; via the coding sequence ATGGCCCAGTCCAATTCCATCAACCCGTTTCTCTCCAACCTGACCGACTTCAACGCGCGCGCTGCGTTTGGGCTCGAGAAAGCCCCGGCGTTGGTGAACGACGATGGACCGATGGGATACGCCATGGTGCAGAGCGGCCCCGCCGTGAGCGCGGGCGAGTGCGAGAACGTCGCCGCGCGCGCCGTCGAAGTGACGGTGCTCTGGGGCACCAACATCATCCACGTCGCGCACCTCGACCCGCCGCGCGCGTTTGCCGTCGGCGAACGCTCGACCAAGGACGCGCCCTGTCAGGTGACGATGCCCAGCGAGAAGCTCGGCACGGACCGACTCGAGATTGTCAGTTTGATCGGCGGTGAGCCGAGTGTGACGATCCCCGCCGGTGCCAACGCCAAGAAGACCCAGGGCACGAACGCCGAGGCGGTTGCAGCCGGCACCACGATTGCGCTGGCGCTCGGTACGCGGGTCGACCTCTCTTTCGGTGACCTGAAGGTCCAGGTCGCGGGGGTTCACCCCGGCCGGCGCACCAAGCGCGCGTACTTCGCTCAGGACGACTCGGCGGCCGCGGGATTCTTCGGTCTCTCCGCCTGCATCGCGGCGGCCTTCATCGGCGCCATGGCGTTCTTCGTTCCTGCGATGGGGCTCACCGACGACGAGACGGGCAACAACGATCGCCTGGTGTTGATTCAGCAGTACCTGGCGGCGAACGCCGAGCGCAACCGTGAGCTCGACGAGCAGACGGCCGACAACACCGACCCGCTGAAGGGCGGCGGTGAGCGGGCCGAGGCCGCCCGGGGCGACTCCGGCGCGCTGGGCAAACCCACCGCCAAGCTGGCCAACAAGCGCGCGGGGGTGGCAGGGCCCAAGGACAACATCGACCCCCACATGGCGCGTGAACGCGCGCTGAGCGAAGCCAAGACCTTCGGTTTGATCGGGCTCCTGAACTCGATCAACGGCGGCGACCCGAATGCGCCGACCTCTCCCTTCGGTCGCGACTCTTCCTCGGGCACGGACGACAAGAGCGCGCAGGGCAACATGTGGGGCGACGAGATCGGTGACTCGTGGGGCTCGAATGGGCTCGGCCTCACCGGCATCGGCGAAGGCGCCGGCGGCAAGGGTGTCGGGATCGGCATCAACGGCATCGGTACCTGTGGCGGCACCGTGTGCTCGGGTCTCGAGGGTGGCTTCGGCCAGTCGGTGGGCCGCAACGTTCCGGGTCACAAGACGCGCGTCCCGCGCATGACTCCCGACGGCAACACGGTGGTGTCCGGCCACCTGCCCGCCGAGGTCGTGCAGCGCATCGTGCGCCAGAACTACGGTCGCTTCCGCATGTGTTACGAGCAGGGACTGAACAGGAACCCGAACCTCGCAGGTCGCGTAGCCGCTCGCTTCGTCATCGGTCGGGACGGAGCCGTGAGCAACGTGCAGAACGCGGGTAGCGACATGCCCGACAGTGGGGTCGTCTCGTGTGTGGTTGGCGCCTTCTACGGTCTGTCGTTCCCGGCGCCCGAGAACGGTATCGTCACGGTGAGCTACCCGATCATGTTCACGCCTGGCTGA